A stretch of DNA from Acidimicrobiales bacterium:
ACCCGGAATGACCGACTGGCTCCGCCGGCGTCGCGAGGACGACGGAGGCTTCACCCTGATCGAGCTCATGGTGGTGGTGCTGATCATCGCCATCCTGATCGCCATCGCCATCCCGACGTTCCTCGGCGCACGGGAGCGGGCCCAGGACCGGGCCGCGCAGTCGAACCTCCGCAACGCCCTCCAGGCCGAGAAGACGTTCTACGTCGACAACCAGGCCTACACCGACACCGACGCCGACCTCGAGGCCATCGAGCCGACCCTCGACTGGAACGTCGCCGGCGCCAACCAGGTGACGGCCAGCATCGAGGCCGGCGGCAACGTCGTCTGCCTCGAGGCGACCTCGGCGAGCGGCGCGGTGTTCACCATCGCCGACATCGCCACCGGCGCCGACGCGGGGACGTACTACTTCGACTCGGACCTCGCCGCCTGCACCGGCGCCGCGGCCGCGGCCGGCAACCCGAACGGCTTCTAGTCCGAGCCCGGACGACGGGCCCGGGCGTGCGAGGGGGCGGCGGCGGCCGCCCCCTCGACGCGTCCGGGGATCGGCCGATGTCACTACCGTGGACCTCGCCATGACCGCGTTCCTCGCCGGCGCCTGCGGCCTCGTCGGCCTGGCCGTCGGCAGCTTCCTCAACGTCGTGATCGCCCGGGTGCCGGTGCGCGAGTCCGTGGTCCGGCCCCG
This window harbors:
- a CDS encoding prepilin-type N-terminal cleavage/methylation domain-containing protein yields the protein MTDWLRRRREDDGGFTLIELMVVVLIIAILIAIAIPTFLGARERAQDRAAQSNLRNALQAEKTFYVDNQAYTDTDADLEAIEPTLDWNVAGANQVTASIEAGGNVVCLEATSASGAVFTIADIATGADAGTYYFDSDLAACTGAAAAAGNPNGF